The Lycium barbarum isolate Lr01 chromosome 10, ASM1917538v2, whole genome shotgun sequence genome includes a region encoding these proteins:
- the LOC132616114 gene encoding probable UDP-arabinopyranose mutase 2 — protein MAAATPLLKDELDIVIPTIRNLDFLEMWRPFFEPYHLIIVQDGDPSKKIHVPEGFNYELYNRNDINRILGPKASCISFKDSACRCFGYMVSKKKYIYTIDDDCFVAKDPSGKDINALEQHIKNLLCPSTPHFFNTLYDPYREGADFVRGYPFSMREGAQTAVSHGLWLNIPDYDAPTQLVKPRERNTRYVDAVMTIPKGTLFPMCGMNLAFDRELIGPAMYFGLMGDGQPIGRYDDMWAGWCIKVICDHLGLGVKTGLPYIWHSKASNPFVNLKKEYKGIYWQEEIIPFFQSATLPKECTSVQQCYLELSKQVKDKLSNLDPYFAKLADAMVTWIEAWDELNPTGEGLAKPSVANGPAK, from the exons ATGGCAGCAGCAACACCATTGTTGAAAGATGAGCTTGATATAGTGATACCAACAATTAGAAACCTTGATTTCTTGGAGATGTGGAGACCTTTTTTTGAACCATATCATCTTATTATTGTTCAAGATGGTGACCCTTCTAAGAAAATTCATGTACCTGAAGGGTTTAATTATGAGTTATATAATAGGAATGATATTAACAGGATTCTTGGTCCTAAAGCATCTTGTATATCATTTAAGGATTCTGCTTGTAGGTGCTTTGGTTATATGGTGTCTAAGAAGAAGTATATCTACACCATTGATGATGATTGCTTT GTGGCCAAAGATCCATCTGGCAAAGACATCAATGCACTTGAGCAGCACATAAAGAACCTCCTGTGTCCTTCCACTCCGCATTTCTTCAACACTCTGTATGATCCATACAGAGAAGGTGCAGATTTCGTTCGTGGATACCCTTTCAGTATGCGTGAGGGTGCTCAAACAGCTGTTTCTCACGGCCTTTGGCTCAACATCCCTGACTATGATGCACCTACTCAACTTGTTAAGCCACGTGAGAGGAACACGAG GTATGTAGATGCAGTCATGACAATTCCTAAGGGCACTTTGTTCCCCATGTGTGGAATGAATTTGGCATTCGACCGTGAGCTTATTGGACCTGCAATGTACTTTGGCCTCATGGGTGATGGTCAGCCAATTGGTCGTTACGACGATATGTGGGCTGGCTGGTGCATCAAG GTTATATGTGATCATTTGGGACTGGGTGTCAAGACTGGTCTGCCTTACATATGGCACAGCAAGGCAAGCAACCCTTTTGTTAACCTCAAAAAGGAGTACAAAGGCATCTACTGGCAAGAAGAGATCATTCCATTTTTCCAATCTGCAACTCTTCCTAAAGAGTGCACAAGTGTTCAGCAGTGCTATCTTGAACTGTCAAAACAGGTCAAGGACAAACTTTCCAATCTAGACCCTTATTTCGCCAAGCTAGCAGATGCCATGGTCACATGGATTGAAGCCTGGGATGAGCTTAACCCTACCGGTGAAGGTTTGGCTAAGCCTTCCGTCGCGAATGGCCCGGCAAAGTAG
- the LOC132614920 gene encoding uncharacterized protein LOC132614920 gives MNQPVQKNTLYVGGLAEEVNESILHAAFIPFGDVKDVKTPLDHATQKHRSFGFVTFLEREDASAAMDNMDGAELYGRVLTVNYALPEKIKGGEQGWAAQPIWADADTWFERQQQEEEMKRLQEEQKAAMQVAEDLHRKKMAEDREGEKDEETETKNDPMAMAEAEVLKQNAS, from the exons ATGAACCAACCAGTACAGAAAAACACTCTGTACGTAG GTGGATTAGCAGAGGAGGTGAATGAATCAATACTACATGCCGCATTCATACCTTTCGGAGATGTTAAGGATGTGAAGACCCCATTGGATCATGCCACCCAAAAACACCGTTCTTTCGGGTTTGTGACGTTTCTTGAAAGAGAGGATGCTTCCGCAGCCATGGATAATATGGACGGTGCTGAGCTTTATGGACGTGTCTTAACTGTTAATTATGCTTTGCCTGAGAAGATTAAGGGTGGTGAACAGGGTTGGGCTGCTCAGCCAA TTTGGGCGGACGCTGACACATGGTTCGAGAGGCAACAACAAGAAGAGGAAATGAAGCGGCTTCAAGAAGAGCAGAAGGCTGCAATGCAGGTAGCAGAAGACTTGCATAGAAAAAAGATGGCTGAGGATAGAGAAGGTGAAAAGGATGAAGAAACAGAGACGAAAAACGACCCCATGGCAATGGCTGAAGCTGAGGTTTTGAAACAGAATGCTAGTTAG